The sequence CCATGACCTCCTTTTCGCCGCTGCACACCATCGGCAACCAGATCGATGAGGCGCTCAGAATCCACAGTATCCTGTCGCCGGCAGAGCGCGCCGAAAAAATGTATGAAACGCTCGATCTCGTAGGGTTTTCCAAGCCCAAGAAGGTCGTGAACATGTATCCCTTCGAATTGTCCGGCGGCATGCGCCAGCGCGCCATGATCGCCATGGCATTGATCTGTCGCCCTGCCCTGTTGATCGCCGACGAGCCGACGACGGCGCTGGACGTGACCATCCAGGCCCAAATTCTCAAGCTGCTGCGTGATCTGCAAAGCCGGCTGAACATGAGCATGTTGCTCATCACCCATGATCTCGGCGTCGTCGCGAACATCGCCGACGAGGTCGCCGTGATCTATCAGGGCGAGATCATGGAAGCCGGCACAGTCGATGACATATTCAAGGCGCCGAGCCATCCCTATCTCAAGGGCCTGATGGCCGCTGTACCGCATTTCGACATGAAGCCCGGCGAGAGGCTGAAGGCACTGCGTGAAATCAAGGTCGATCATGAAAGCCTTGTCGGCAAGAAAACCGCGGCGGTGAACAAGACACCCGGCCCGCTTCTGACAGTCGACAATATCAGCAAGACCTTCACGACCCGCAAATCCAGCTGGTTTCGCAAAGGCGACGCCAACGCCACCAAGGCGGTCAACAGCGTCAGTTTTGAAATCCGCCGGGGGGAATGCCTTGGGCTCGTGGGCGAAAGCGGCAGCGGCAAGACCACCGTCAGCAAGATCCTCATGCGCGCCGTTCGCCCGGATGAAGGTGCCGTCACCTTCCACCGCCCACAGGGCAATATCGACGTGCTCAATGCGAGAGACGGCGATCTCAAGGAACTGCGCTCGAAGATACAGATGGTCTTTCAGGACCCGATCTCCTCGCTGTCTCCGCGCATGACCGTAGGCAACATCCTGAGCGAACCGATGGAAATCCATGGGCGGGGCGATGCGAAATACCGGGCGGAG comes from Rhizobium rhizogenes and encodes:
- a CDS encoding ABC transporter ATP-binding protein; the encoded protein is MSAGADLLRIENLRVSFSLMGGTIDAVRGASLRILPGKVTALVGESGSGKSVIGQTIMGIHPKTARVNGRVLFTDPENTAAGAVDLLQLPKDGREIRSIRGNRVGLIFQEPMTSFSPLHTIGNQIDEALRIHSILSPAERAEKMYETLDLVGFSKPKKVVNMYPFELSGGMRQRAMIAMALICRPALLIADEPTTALDVTIQAQILKLLRDLQSRLNMSMLLITHDLGVVANIADEVAVIYQGEIMEAGTVDDIFKAPSHPYLKGLMAAVPHFDMKPGERLKALREIKVDHESLVGKKTAAVNKTPGPLLTVDNISKTFTTRKSSWFRKGDANATKAVNSVSFEIRRGECLGLVGESGSGKTTVSKILMRAVRPDEGAVTFHRPQGNIDVLNARDGDLKELRSKIQMVFQDPISSLSPRMTVGNILSEPMEIHGRGDAKYRAEKVRNLVRAIGLGESALNRYPHSFSGGQRQRIGIARALALGPELLICDEPVSALDVSVQAQILNLLKDLQQDLGLTYLFISHNLAVVDYMADRVAVMCEGRIVELAPRELLMRSPVHPYTKSLLAAVPFPDLDRPLDFRTIGKISATGKFDWGKQFRDEGDGEMISADLGDGHFVLANGNADIRELRP